From the genome of Streptomyces sp. NBC_01116, one region includes:
- a CDS encoding cupin domain-containing protein — MRLVDHERNAIDLRTTPVHLGLGSRAKPVEGFAWDPEVLQAYSAAVAADGAEGRMVTIFDGEGPGGHWERHPAGDELVVCLSGSVTVTRDVDGVPDRVALRPGEATVNPAGAWHAVDMAGPATILTITAGLGTDHRPRTSTHPAERIGTPGPQAP; from the coding sequence ATGAGACTCGTCGACCACGAACGCAACGCCATCGACCTGCGGACCACCCCCGTGCACCTCGGGCTGGGATCGAGAGCGAAACCCGTCGAGGGCTTCGCCTGGGACCCGGAGGTGCTCCAGGCCTACAGCGCCGCGGTCGCGGCGGACGGCGCCGAAGGCCGGATGGTGACGATCTTCGACGGCGAGGGCCCCGGCGGCCACTGGGAGCGCCACCCCGCAGGCGACGAACTGGTCGTCTGCCTCAGCGGGTCGGTGACGGTCACCCGCGACGTGGACGGGGTCCCCGACCGCGTCGCGCTCCGGCCGGGCGAGGCCACGGTCAATCCGGCCGGGGCCTGGCACGCGGTCGACATGGCGGGACCGGCGACCATCCTGACCATCACCGCCGGCCTCGGCACCGACCACCGCCCCCGGACCAGCACCCACCCGGCCGAGCGCATCGGCACGCCCGGCCCGCAAGCGCCCTGA
- a CDS encoding helix-turn-helix domain-containing protein has translation MFRPPVRTLMRVEDHRATRVDARPAPALRRYVGSYIGFDLRGFPAGVHCGPPGRVLTAVISLSDPLEVAAGVDGGAPVTRFGGVAGGLMSRSVAIHHDGRRQGVQVSLTPLGARAVYGMPASALADRLVPLDELLGALGVELVDRLRAATTWAARFAALDELLLRAVGRGAGGERLPRVRPEVAEAWRSLVAARGRVRVSAVAAELGWSRRYLTERFRDEVGLSPRTFARVLRFEYAHELATAHTPLPWADVAALSGYADQAHLVRDWGEFTGRSPTAWRRGEVLLGTG, from the coding sequence ATGTTCCGACCGCCGGTTCGTACACTGATGAGGGTGGAAGACCATAGGGCTACCAGGGTCGATGCACGTCCGGCGCCTGCCTTGCGGCGGTACGTGGGCTCGTACATCGGTTTCGACCTTCGCGGGTTCCCCGCGGGGGTGCACTGCGGTCCGCCGGGGCGCGTGCTCACCGCGGTCATCAGCCTGTCCGACCCCCTGGAGGTGGCGGCGGGTGTGGACGGCGGGGCGCCGGTCACTCGATTCGGCGGTGTGGCCGGCGGTCTGATGTCCCGGTCCGTCGCGATCCACCACGACGGACGCCGGCAGGGCGTGCAGGTGTCGCTGACACCGCTCGGGGCTCGCGCCGTCTACGGTATGCCCGCCTCCGCACTCGCCGACCGACTGGTCCCGCTCGACGAGCTTCTCGGAGCTCTCGGTGTCGAGCTGGTCGACCGACTCCGAGCGGCGACGACCTGGGCCGCGCGGTTCGCCGCGCTGGACGAGTTGCTCCTGCGAGCCGTCGGCCGCGGCGCGGGCGGCGAGCGCCTCCCCCGGGTACGCCCCGAGGTCGCCGAGGCCTGGCGCAGCCTCGTCGCCGCGCGGGGCCGCGTCCGGGTCTCGGCGGTCGCCGCGGAACTGGGCTGGAGCCGTCGGTACCTCACCGAGCGGTTCCGGGACGAGGTGGGCCTGTCGCCGAGGACCTTCGCCCGGGTTCTGCGCTTCGAGTACGCGCACGAACTGGCGACGGCGCACACCCCGCTCCCGTGGGCCGATGTGGCGGCCCTGTCCGGCTACGCCGACCAGGCCCATCTCGTGCGGGACTGGGGCGAGTTCACGGGCCGATCGCCTACGGCCTGGCGTCGTGGCGAAGTACTCCTCGGGACCGGGTAG
- a CDS encoding transketolase, which translates to MTNTTAAPARGLREFRDLDRLIALMTGAEKHAPAAHSTLDALWVLYDRVLRVTPDTVDDPGRDRFLLSKGHGPMAYYAVLAAHGFFGEDLLPGFGAYDSPLGHHPDRLLVPGAEIGSGSLGHGLPLAVGTVLGLRAQGLTDPRVWVLIGDAELDEGSNHEAIAHAGPAGLEQLHTLVIDNASATHGWPGGIASRFASAGWAAVTVDGRDHEALYAAFTAPHPGRPLAVVARVEPKS; encoded by the coding sequence ATGACGAACACGACCGCCGCGCCGGCACGCGGCCTCCGCGAATTCCGTGACCTCGACCGCCTGATCGCCCTGATGACCGGCGCCGAGAAGCACGCTCCCGCCGCCCATTCCACGCTCGACGCCCTGTGGGTGCTCTACGACAGGGTGCTCCGAGTCACACCGGACACGGTCGACGACCCCGGGCGGGACCGCTTCCTGCTGTCCAAGGGACACGGGCCGATGGCCTACTACGCCGTCCTCGCCGCACACGGCTTCTTCGGCGAGGACCTGCTGCCCGGCTTCGGAGCGTACGACTCGCCCCTCGGCCACCACCCGGACCGGCTGCTGGTGCCGGGGGCGGAGATCGGCAGCGGCTCCTTGGGACACGGGCTGCCGCTCGCCGTCGGAACCGTGCTGGGGCTGCGCGCCCAGGGCCTCACCGATCCCCGGGTCTGGGTTCTCATCGGCGACGCCGAGCTGGACGAGGGCAGCAATCACGAGGCCATCGCCCACGCGGGCCCGGCCGGGCTCGAACAGCTCCACACGCTGGTGATCGACAACGCGTCCGCCACCCACGGCTGGCCCGGCGGCATCGCCTCCCGCTTCGCGTCCGCCGGATGGGCGGCGGTGACCGTGGACGGCCGCGACCACGAAGCCCTGTACGCGGCGTTCACCGCGCCCCACCCGGGCAGACCGCTGGCCGTCGTCGCCCGCGTCGAACCCAAGAGCTGA
- a CDS encoding transketolase family protein — protein MDTMRDRFITTTSRLLDEEPRLAVVLADISADGFAPARRAHPDRVINVGIREQLLVGAGAGMALTGMRPIVHTFASFLVERPFEQVKLDFGHQGVGGILVSAGGSYDWPAGGFTHMAPGDVALLDTLDGWTVHVPGHPDEAEALLRESVAGDDRVYVRLSLQANREARPVSGKTGFTVVREGRRGIVIAVGPMLDNVLAATEGLDVTVLYATTVRPFDAAGVRRAAGAATSADVVLVEPYLAGTSAAAAGEALIDLPHRVLGLGVGRAELRRYGQLEEHLAAHGLDPRGLRKRITGFLRP, from the coding sequence ATGGACACCATGCGTGACCGATTCATCACCACCACCTCGCGGCTCCTCGACGAGGAGCCCCGGCTGGCCGTCGTCCTCGCCGACATCAGCGCCGACGGCTTCGCCCCGGCCCGGCGCGCCCACCCCGACCGGGTGATCAACGTCGGAATCCGGGAGCAGCTGCTGGTCGGGGCCGGCGCGGGGATGGCGCTGACGGGAATGCGGCCGATCGTGCACACCTTCGCCAGCTTCCTGGTCGAGCGACCGTTCGAGCAGGTCAAGCTGGACTTCGGGCACCAGGGGGTCGGCGGGATCCTGGTGAGCGCCGGCGGCTCCTACGACTGGCCGGCCGGCGGCTTCACGCACATGGCGCCCGGTGACGTCGCCCTCCTGGACACCCTCGACGGCTGGACCGTGCACGTACCGGGTCATCCGGACGAGGCCGAGGCCCTGCTGCGGGAGTCGGTCGCCGGCGACGACCGCGTGTACGTACGCCTCTCCCTCCAGGCGAACCGGGAGGCACGGCCGGTGAGCGGCAAGACCGGGTTCACCGTGGTGCGCGAAGGGCGGCGCGGGATCGTGATCGCGGTCGGCCCCATGCTCGACAACGTCCTCGCCGCCACCGAGGGACTCGACGTCACCGTGCTGTACGCGACGACCGTGCGGCCGTTCGACGCGGCGGGGGTGCGCCGGGCCGCCGGTGCGGCCACGAGCGCGGATGTGGTGCTCGTGGAGCCGTATCTGGCGGGCACCTCCGCCGCGGCGGCGGGCGAAGCGCTGATCGACCTGCCCCACCGGGTGCTCGGGCTGGGCGTGGGCCGCGCGGAGCTGCGCCGGTACGGGCAGCTGGAGGAGCACCTCGCGGCGCACGGCCTGGACCCGCGGGGACTGCGGAAGCGGATCACCGGATTCCTGCGCCCCTGA
- a CDS encoding dienelactone hydrolase family protein has product MTTISTRTVAYPADGLTMIGHLALPAGVDRRPAVLLGPEGTGLSDVERRRADALAERGYVALAFDLHGGRYLDDPEEMLARCLPLLADPDRMRDIGHAALDVLRTEPRTDPDRIAAVGYGTGGAIGLELGRDGVDLRAIGTLNALTTGRPGEAARIRCPVWAGVGSEDPIVPPAQRDAFAAEMQAAGVDWRLTVYGGALHAFHHPPVDHPAVPGVGHHPRHAQRAWRDVVDLLAECLPVTLAEYLPDEESGA; this is encoded by the coding sequence ATGACGACGATCAGCACACGTACGGTCGCGTATCCGGCCGATGGATTGACGATGATCGGGCACCTCGCACTCCCGGCCGGTGTCGACCGCCGGCCCGCGGTGCTGCTCGGGCCGGAGGGCACGGGGCTCAGCGACGTCGAGCGCCGCCGGGCCGACGCTCTCGCCGAACGGGGATACGTGGCACTGGCCTTCGACCTTCACGGCGGGCGCTATCTGGACGACCCCGAGGAGATGCTGGCCCGTTGCCTGCCGCTGCTCGCTGATCCCGACCGGATGCGGGACATCGGCCATGCGGCGCTCGACGTGCTGCGCACCGAACCGCGGACCGACCCCGACCGGATCGCCGCCGTCGGCTACGGCACCGGGGGCGCCATCGGGCTGGAACTCGGTCGCGACGGCGTCGACCTGCGCGCGATCGGGACGCTCAACGCACTTACCACCGGCCGGCCGGGCGAGGCGGCGCGCATTCGCTGCCCGGTGTGGGCCGGGGTCGGGTCGGAGGACCCGATCGTGCCGCCCGCGCAACGGGACGCCTTCGCCGCCGAGATGCAGGCGGCGGGCGTCGACTGGCGCCTCACGGTCTACGGCGGCGCTCTGCACGCCTTCCACCACCCGCCGGTCGACCATCCTGCGGTCCCCGGCGTCGGCCACCACCCACGGCACGCGCAGCGAGCCTGGCGCGACGTCGTCGACCTGCTCGCCGAGTGCCTGCCCGTGACGCTCGCCGAGTACCTGCCCGACGAAGAATCCGGGGCATGA
- a CDS encoding type III effector protein — translation MNAAEPPSAAMAGAHSPASFIAAAAALAAMDDALRGAQRESPDVVGPGPEQALASLMLLRQVREHLAAWETGLIETARDAGASWADLARPLGVASRQAAERRYLRGRPGAAGATGEQRVAAARQARAADRATADWARANAADLRRLAGQITALAHLAPDARPAQTALHAALGAADAAELIAPLEGMRPYLDARHTGLVESLDALDARRATTAAGDD, via the coding sequence GTGAACGCAGCAGAACCGCCGTCCGCGGCCATGGCCGGCGCCCACAGCCCGGCGTCCTTCATCGCCGCGGCGGCGGCCCTTGCAGCCATGGACGACGCTCTGCGCGGCGCGCAGCGCGAGTCCCCCGATGTCGTGGGTCCCGGCCCCGAGCAGGCGCTGGCCTCCCTGATGCTGCTGCGGCAGGTGCGCGAGCATCTCGCCGCCTGGGAGACCGGCCTGATCGAAACCGCTCGCGACGCGGGCGCCAGTTGGGCCGACCTCGCCCGCCCTCTCGGTGTCGCCAGCCGCCAGGCCGCCGAGCGCCGCTACCTGCGCGGTCGCCCCGGCGCCGCCGGAGCCACCGGCGAGCAGCGCGTGGCGGCGGCCCGCCAGGCAAGAGCAGCCGATCGCGCCACCGCTGACTGGGCCCGCGCCAACGCCGCCGACCTGCGCCGTCTCGCCGGGCAGATCACCGCGCTCGCCCACCTCGCGCCCGACGCGCGCCCAGCGCAGACCGCCCTGCACGCTGCTCTCGGCGCCGCCGACGCCGCCGAACTCATCGCCCCCCTGGAGGGCATGCGCCCCTACCTCGATGCCCGCCACACCGGTCTCGTCGAATCGCTGGATGCTCTCGACGCCCGGCGCGCGACCACAGCCGCCGGCGATGACTGA